Proteins from a single region of Thiomicrorhabdus sp. Kp2:
- the tuf gene encoding elongation factor Tu gives MAKEKFERAKLHVNVGTIGHVDHGKTTLTAALTIVQGKKFGGDIKDFASIDNAPEERDRGITISTSHVEYESDTRHYAHVDCPGHADYVKNMITGAAQMDGAILVCSAADGPMPQTREHILLSRQVGVPYIVVFLNKADMVDDEELMELVEMEVRELLDMYEFPGDDTPVIVGSATLAIADDQSEIGAPAIGRLVDALDAYIPDPVRETDKPFLMPVEDIFSIQGRGTVATGRVETGVVKVGEEIEIVGIRDTQTTTVTGVEMFRKLLDQGEAGDNVGILLRGTKREDIERGQVLAHKGTVKPHTKFEAEVYVLGKDEGGRHTPFFNGYRPQFYFRTTDVTGACELPAGTEMVMPGDNVQMTVTLINPIAMSEGLRFAIREGGRTVGAGVVAKIID, from the coding sequence ATGGCAAAAGAAAAATTTGAACGCGCGAAGCTACACGTAAACGTTGGGACTATCGGTCACGTTGACCATGGTAAAACAACTCTAACGGCGGCATTAACAATCGTACAAGGTAAAAAATTCGGTGGAGACATCAAAGATTTCGCATCGATTGACAACGCACCAGAAGAAAGAGATCGTGGTATCACGATTTCAACGTCACACGTTGAATATGAATCAGATACACGTCACTACGCACACGTAGACTGCCCAGGTCACGCCGACTATGTTAAAAACATGATCACAGGTGCGGCACAGATGGATGGCGCAATCCTAGTATGTTCAGCAGCAGACGGACCAATGCCACAAACACGTGAGCACATCCTTCTATCACGTCAGGTAGGTGTACCATACATCGTAGTATTCCTAAACAAAGCCGATATGGTTGATGACGAAGAGCTAATGGAACTCGTAGAGATGGAAGTTCGTGAACTTCTAGACATGTACGAATTCCCAGGTGATGACACTCCAGTTATCGTTGGTTCAGCAACACTAGCCATTGCTGATGACCAGTCAGAAATCGGAGCACCAGCTATCGGACGTCTAGTAGACGCTCTAGATGCTTACATCCCAGATCCAGTACGTGAAACAGACAAGCCATTCCTAATGCCTGTAGAAGACATCTTCTCAATCCAAGGTCGTGGAACAGTAGCCACTGGTCGTGTAGAAACAGGTGTTGTAAAAGTAGGTGAAGAGATCGAAATCGTTGGTATTCGCGATACTCAAACAACGACAGTTACAGGTGTAGAAATGTTCCGTAAACTGCTTGACCAAGGTGAAGCGGGTGACAACGTAGGTATTCTTTTACGTGGTACTAAACGTGAAGATATCGAACGTGGACAAGTTCTAGCACACAAAGGGACTGTAAAACCACATACTAAGTTCGAAGCTGAAGTCTATGTTTTAGGTAAAGACGAAGGTGGACGTCACACTCCATTCTTCAACGGATACCGTCCACAGTTTTACTTCCGTACAACGGACGTAACAGGTGCATGTGAATTACCAGCAGGAACAGAAATGGTTATGCCAGGTGATAACGTACAAATGACTGTTACTTTAATCAACCCAATCGCGATGTCAGAAGGTTTACGTTTTGCCATCCGTGAAGGTGGACGTACAGTTGGTGCAGGTGTTGTTGCTAAAATTATTGACTGA
- the rplC gene encoding 50S ribosomal protein L3 — translation MSIGIIGKKIGMTRVFNDEGISTPVTVVEVSPNRITQIKTLESDGYSAIQVTAGSVHAGRVSKPAAGHFAKAGVEAGRGLWEFRADDAEMEGLEVGSELTVERFNEIAVVDVTGTTKGKGFQGGIKRHNFGMQDATHGNSISHRSNGSIGQNQTPGRVFKGKKMSGHMGDVRQTTQNLDLVKVDAENGLLLIKGAVPGAKNSTVIVRKAVK, via the coding sequence ATGAGTATTGGTATCATTGGTAAAAAAATCGGAATGACTCGTGTATTTAACGACGAAGGTATTTCAACTCCTGTAACAGTAGTTGAAGTTTCACCTAACCGTATTACACAAATTAAGACTCTTGAGTCTGATGGTTATTCTGCGATTCAGGTTACCGCTGGATCAGTGCATGCAGGCCGCGTAAGCAAGCCTGCTGCTGGACATTTTGCTAAGGCAGGTGTTGAAGCTGGTAGAGGTCTTTGGGAATTCCGTGCAGATGATGCAGAAATGGAAGGTCTTGAAGTAGGTTCTGAGTTAACAGTTGAGCGTTTCAATGAAATCGCAGTTGTTGATGTAACTGGTACGACTAAGGGTAAAGGTTTCCAAGGTGGTATTAAGCGTCATAACTTCGGTATGCAGGATGCAACTCACGGTAACTCGATCTCTCACCGTTCAAACGGTTCAATCGGGCAAAACCAAACTCCAGGTCGCGTTTTCAAAGGTAAGAAAATGTCTGGTCACATGGGTGATGTTCGTCAAACAACACAGAACTTAGATTTAGTGAAAGTTGATGCAGAAAATGGTCTGTTATTGATTAAGGGTGCAGTCCCTGGTGCTAAAAATAGTACTGTCATTGTTCGTAAAGCTGTTAAGTAA
- the rpsJ gene encoding 30S ribosomal protein S10: MATQNIRIRLKAFDHRLIDQSAREITETAKRTGAQVRGPIPMPTRKERFTILISPHVNKDARDQYEIRTHKRLLDIVDPTEKTVDALMKLDLAAGVDVQLELR, encoded by the coding sequence ATGGCGACTCAAAATATTCGTATTCGCTTGAAAGCGTTTGATCACCGTTTAATCGATCAATCAGCTCGAGAAATTACGGAAACTGCAAAAAGAACTGGTGCGCAAGTACGCGGTCCAATTCCAATGCCAACTCGTAAAGAGCGTTTCACAATTTTGATCTCACCGCACGTGAATAAAGATGCTCGTGATCAGTATGAAATTCGTACTCACAAGCGTTTGTTAGACATTGTTGATCCAACAGAAAAAACTGTTGATGCATTGATGAAGTTAGACTTAGCTGCTGGTGTAGACGTTCAATTGGAACTACGTTAA